In one Hemiscyllium ocellatum isolate sHemOce1 chromosome 29, sHemOce1.pat.X.cur, whole genome shotgun sequence genomic region, the following are encoded:
- the LOC132829648 gene encoding myelin protein P0-like isoform X2, with product MDLLLLLSSLIFCGICSTLAIGVYTPRSLVVKEGMELRLDCKLEYQTDIQQHNIKLEWLYSSYSDTKEVLIFFHYQNLSVIAQETVFFPRLQWVGDIGKSNGSILITDVECSDEGYFTCDMRIPRSSSSIERSRIHLKVLCEDSNRSRRLRPTMLVERVPKNIIIYTTAGVFILFVALIVGSTWKKWSIRNQRRYPRRLEDSEDTERYVTVANRNPLQIERQKEEVISKDSKTGEEETYVTMRSILQVKTPDDLPKPIVVNAPVPGKHPCPALSIDFQDNHRKF from the exons ATGGATCTCCTCTTGCTGCTGTCATCTCTCATATTCTGTG GTATCTGCTCCACATTAGCGATTGGTGTCTATACCCCAAGATCCTTGGTTGTAAAGGAGGGAATGGAGTTACGGTTGGACTGCAAACTCGAATACCAAACTGACAttcaacaacacaacatcaaACTGGAATGGTTGTATAGCTCTTACAGTGATACCAAAGAGGTCTTG ATTTTCTTTCACTACCAAAACCTCAGTGTGATAGCACAGGAAACCGTATTCTTCCCAAGACTGCAGTGGGTGGGTGACATTGGAAAAAGCAATGGCTCCATTCTCATAACTGACGTGGAATGTAGCGACGAAGGCTACTTCACTTGTGATATGCGGATCCCTAGGTCATCCAGCAGCATCGAGAGGAGCAGAATTCACCTCAAGGTGTTGTGCGAAG ACAGCAATCGTTCACGGAGGTTAAGACCAACTATGTTAGTGGAACGAGTTCCAAAGAATATCATCATATATACAACAGCAGGTGTTTTCATCTTATTTGTTGCACTTATCGTTGGAAGCACATGGAAGAAATGGTCGATAAGAAATCAAAG AAGATATCCAAGAAGGCTTGAAGACTCTGAG GACACCGAGCGCTACGTCACTGTGGCCAACCGAAACCCGCTTCAGATTGAGAGACAAAAGGAAGAAGTGATAAGTAAGGACTCAAAAACTGGTGAAGAGGAAACTTATGTAACAATG CGCTCAATTTTACAAGTAAAGACACCAGATGATCTTCCTAAACCTATAGTAGTCAATGCTCCTGTTCCCGGAAAACATCCCTGCCCAGCTTTGTCTATTGATTTTCAGGACAATCATCGGAAGTTTTGA
- the LOC132829648 gene encoding myelin protein P0-like isoform X1 yields the protein MDLLLLLSSLIFCGICSTLAIGVYTPRSLVVKEGMELRLDCKLEYQTDIQQHNIKLEWLYSSYSDTKEVLIFFHYQNLSVIAQETVFFPRLQWVGDIGKSNGSILITDVECSDEGYFTCDMRIPRSSSSIERSRIHLKVLCEDSNRSRRLRPTMLVERVPKNIIIYTTAGVFILFVALIVGSTWKKWSIRNQSRRYPRRLEDSEDTERYVTVANRNPLQIERQKEEVISKDSKTGEEETYVTMRSILQVKTPDDLPKPIVVNAPVPGKHPCPALSIDFQDNHRKF from the exons ATGGATCTCCTCTTGCTGCTGTCATCTCTCATATTCTGTG GTATCTGCTCCACATTAGCGATTGGTGTCTATACCCCAAGATCCTTGGTTGTAAAGGAGGGAATGGAGTTACGGTTGGACTGCAAACTCGAATACCAAACTGACAttcaacaacacaacatcaaACTGGAATGGTTGTATAGCTCTTACAGTGATACCAAAGAGGTCTTG ATTTTCTTTCACTACCAAAACCTCAGTGTGATAGCACAGGAAACCGTATTCTTCCCAAGACTGCAGTGGGTGGGTGACATTGGAAAAAGCAATGGCTCCATTCTCATAACTGACGTGGAATGTAGCGACGAAGGCTACTTCACTTGTGATATGCGGATCCCTAGGTCATCCAGCAGCATCGAGAGGAGCAGAATTCACCTCAAGGTGTTGTGCGAAG ACAGCAATCGTTCACGGAGGTTAAGACCAACTATGTTAGTGGAACGAGTTCCAAAGAATATCATCATATATACAACAGCAGGTGTTTTCATCTTATTTGTTGCACTTATCGTTGGAAGCACATGGAAGAAATGGTCGATAAGAAATCAAAG CAGAAGATATCCAAGAAGGCTTGAAGACTCTGAG GACACCGAGCGCTACGTCACTGTGGCCAACCGAAACCCGCTTCAGATTGAGAGACAAAAGGAAGAAGTGATAAGTAAGGACTCAAAAACTGGTGAAGAGGAAACTTATGTAACAATG CGCTCAATTTTACAAGTAAAGACACCAGATGATCTTCCTAAACCTATAGTAGTCAATGCTCCTGTTCCCGGAAAACATCCCTGCCCAGCTTTGTCTATTGATTTTCAGGACAATCATCGGAAGTTTTGA